The Amycolatopsis japonica nucleotide sequence CCACGAGCGGGCTTCCCGTGCCGAACTCGAAATACGGGGCCCCACCGGCCAGTACACCTTCGCGCATGGTCACTCCTTGATCAGTCCCGCCGCGACGATGTCGATGAGCCGGTCGAGCACGGCGGGGTAGCGGTGCTCGCCGATGTCCTGCCGGTGCATGGGCAGCAGCAGTACGGCCTGGAGCACGCCGGTCAGCTCGTCGTCGTCGGCGTCGACGAGCTGTCCCTTGGCTCGGGCCGCCGCCAGGAATCCGGGCAACGGCAGCACCTCCTCGGCTCTGGCCATCTCTTCGGGCCCCATCCGCCGGGCCACCGCCCGCATCTCCTCGGGATGCGTGATCAGCCGGTGGTAGAGCGGGTTCTCCGCCAAGATCCGTACCGTGGCGCGCAGGAAACCGGCAAGGGCGGCGCGGGCGTTTTCGGTCTCGTTCACCACCACCGCCAGTTGTTCGTGCAGCTCAGGGGCCTGCCGCAGCATGAGCTCCAGGTACAGCGCCTCCTTCGAATCGAAGAAGGCGTAGAAGCTGCTTTTGGCGATCCCGGCGGGGGCCACGAGGTCGTCCAGAGAGGTTTTGCGCAGGCCCTGCGCGGCGAACAGGGCACGTCCGGCGTCCAGGAGCCGCTCGGTGATCCTGGCGCGGTCCTCGGCGCTGAACGGGCTCGGCATCTCGGCTCCCGGCTGGCTATGAACGAAATGAGTTTTCGTTCATAGCCACCTTAGCCTCACCCGGGCTGGAAGAACGCGAGCATTTTCCGAGAAGCGTCCGGAGCCGCGAGGAGTTCGTGGACCCGCTCGGACATCCGGGCGGCGGCAGTGGCGCGTTCGAACATCTCGTGTTCGTACTCCTTGACGGCGGCGGGGAAGTCGTCCGGCCGCGCGGCCAGCGCGAGCCCGAGCAGGGCACCGTCGAGCAGGGCCATGTTGGCGCCTTCGCCCACCGGCGGCATCAGGTGCGCGGCATCGCCGACCAGGGTGACGTCCGGCGCCGACGGCCAGGTCAGGCCGACGGGAAGGCTGCTGATCGACCGCGGCACGATCACGTCGTCGCAGGCCGCGATCAGCGCGGTGAACCGCGCCTCCCAGCCGTCGAGCCGTCCGATCAGCCACGTCCGGGCGGCGGCCGGATCGTCGAGCGGCATCCCGTTGGTGGCGAACCAGTCCTCGGCGGTGCCGTAGAAGCTGAGGCCAACGCGAACCGTGCCGTCGCCGTTGCGCTGCGCCGCGAGGGATTTCCCGTCGCCGAGCACCCAGTACGTGCCGCGTCCGACCATCGCCGCGAGATCGGGATGGGTGCGGTCGATGTCGGGGATGCGGAGTTCGACCAGGTTGTGGCCGAGATGCGCCGGCCGGGCGTCGGTGAGCAAGGCGCGGACGCGGGAGTTGGCGCCGTCGGCACCGACCAGGAGGTCGTACGTCGCGCTGTGCCCATTCGCGAAGCGCACGACGCCGTCTTCGGCGGATTCGAACGCGTGCCCCCAGCGCACCGTGTGCTCGGGAAGCGAGTCCAGCAGCAGGTCGCGCAGATCGGCCCGGTCGACCTCGGGTCGCGCGAAGGGCGCGTCGTCCGGTGTGTCCTCCTGCAGCAGCAGGGTGCCGTCCGGTTCCAGGAGCCGCATGTCCTGGCCCTCGCCGCGGGCGATCGCGGCGAACCGGTCGATCAGACCGGCTTCGCGCAGCGCCCGCTGCCCGGTGTCGTCGTGGATGTCGAGCATGCCGCCCTGACCGCGGGCGTGGCGTGACGACTCCCGTTCGTACACGACGGCTTCGATGCCGTGGACGTGCAGGACCCGGGCGAGAGCCAAGCCGCCGAGGCCCGCTCCGACGATGGCGATGGTCATGTTTCGCACCTCTCGATACAGTGTATTGCTCGATACACTGTATCGAGCAATGCGTTGTATTGTCACCGCCATGGTGGTGTGGGAGCGGCCCGAGCCGCCGGATCGGCCCGCGCTGGCCCCGCTGAGCCGGGAGCTGATCGTGCGGGCGGCGATCCGCCTCGCCGACGCGGACGGTCTGGACGCGGTGTCCCTGCGCAAGATCGCGACCGCGCTGGACGTCGGCCCGATGCGGCTGTACGGCTACATCGAGAGCAAGGAAGAGCTGCTCGACCTGATGGTCGACGCCGCCCACGCCGAGATCCGGCCCACCGGGGACGGCTGGCGGGAGGTACTGTGGTCGCTCGCCGACGCCATGCGCCGCGCGGTCCACCGGCACGAATGGCTCGCCGACCTCCTGGGCGGCAGGCCCCAGCTGGGGCCGCACGCGCTGGCCACCGCCGAGGCCGTGATGGCGGCGCTGGGCGACGTCGGGGTGGACTCCGCGATGCCGGTGGTCTCGGCGGTCAACGCGTACACGATCGGCGCGGTCCGCCGGGAGATCGCCGAACGCCGCGCCGAACGTGCCACCGGGATGGACGAGCAGCGGTGGCAGGCCACGCTCGGGCCCTATCTGACGCGGGCGTTCACCAGTGGTGATCTCCCCGCGCTGGCCACGGTCGTCCGCGACGCCGTCCACCTGGACGCCGACGAAACCTTCCGGATGGGCCTCGATTTCCTCCTGGACGGCATCGAAGCCCGCCTCTCAGGCTGACGCGCGTTCGAGGGCCGCCCTGGCCGCCGGCTCCCAGGTCGGCTTGCCCCCGGGACGACCGAGCCTGCCGTTGCGCCCGATGCCGATCAGGTGCAACGCGCGCAGGACCGCCCAGCCGCGGGCCCGCGCGACGGTGGCCTCGTCCGCGACCGCGTAGGCCTCGAAGAACCGGTTCGCCGTGCCCTCGGGCAGCAGGAGCCAGGCCGCCGAAAGGTCGGTCGCGGGATCGCCCGAGCACAGGTCACCGAAATCGATCACCCCGGCGAGTGTTCCGTCCCGCACGATCACGTTCGCGGCATGGAGGTCGCCGTGCAGCCAGATCGGTGCCCCGTCCCACGCGGGCGCCGCGAGGGCCTTCTCCCAGATCTCCCGCGCGGGTCCGGTGTTCGCGTCGCCCTCGATGAACTCCAGCCCTTGGTCGAAAGCGTCGCGCATTTCGGCGAGCGGGATGCCGCGCGTCGGGCTGACCGGGGCATCCGCGGGAGCCTCCTGATGCAGCGCCGCGAGAAAGCCCGCGAGTGCCTCGGCGGCATCCGGACGAGTGATCGGCGCGCGATCCGAAGGTTCGCCGTCGACCCAGCGCGTGATCGTCCAGGTGTGCTCGAACAGAGCCGAAGGCTCACCGATCCGCACCGGCACCGGAGTGAGCAGTGGCAAGCGCTCGGCCAGCACGGGAAGCCATTTCTGCTCGCCGCGCAACAACTCCGGCGCACGTTCGGTGCGCGGCAGGCGCACGGCCAGGTCCGGTCCGAGGCGCCACTGCTGGTTGTCCCAGCCGCCTTCGACGTCGCGGAGTTCGAGTTCCGCGAGATCCGGATGCTGTTCCCGCAGCAGAGCCCGCACCAGTTCCTGCTCGAACCTGAATTCGTCCATGATCGAGACTCCCATGTCAGCGCCGTGACCGTCCCGTGTCAGCGCGGCCCGCGAATGTGGTCGCCATGACCAAGACACTGAAGACCTTCCGCCGCATCGGTCTCACCGCGCTGGCCGCCGCACTGCTGGCGGGCGTGACCGCCCCCGCCGCCTCCGCCGGGCAGGATCGCCCGGAGCTGCAGAAGGCGGCCCAGGAATTCGTCGACGCGGGCTTCGGCGGGATGCAGCTGCGTGTCCGTGACGAGCGGGGCGAATGGACCGGCAGCGCCGGGGTGCGCGAACTGGGCGGCACCGCGAAGCCGCCGACGAACGGCCACTTCCGCCTCGGCAGCACGACGAAGAACTTCACCGCGACCCTGGTGCTGCAGTTCGTGGCCGAGGGCCGGATCGGCCTCGACACCCCGGTCGCCGGTCTCCTTCCCCGGCTCGGGCTGGACCCGCGGATCACCGTGCGGATGCTGCTGCAGCACACCAGCGGGCTGTTCAACCACACCGGCCAGTACAACCCGGACGGCACGGTCACGCCGGGGATCCCGTGGGCGGGCCAGGAATGGGTGGACAAGCGGTTCCACACCTACCAGCCGGAGGAACTGGTGCGGCTGGCCGTGTCCAAGCCCGCGGTCTTCGCGCCGGGGGCGGGCTGGAGCTACTCCAACACCAACTACGTGGTGGCCAGGCTGCTGGTCGAGAAGCTCAGCGGCCGTCCCTTCGCCGACGAGCTGGACCGGCGGATCCTGCGGCCGCTCAAGCTGCGTGACACCTTGTCGCCGGGAGCGTGGGCCGGGATGCCCAAGCCGTACGCCCACGCCTACTACCGCTACGAAAACGCCGGCCAGTGGAAGACGATCGACGTCACCCACCAGAACCCGACCTGGATCTCCAGCGCCGGCGACATGATCTCGACCACCAAGGATCTCCAGACGTACTTTTCCGCGCTGCAGAGCGGAAAGCTCCTGCCTGCCTGGCTGCTGGCCGAGATGCGCGTGACGCATCCGGGCAGCGAAAGCCTCTACGGCTTCTACGGTCTCGGGCAGTTCTCGCAGGACTTGGGCCCGGGCTGTGTCGGCGTCGTCCTCAACCACAACGGTGGCCTCAACGGCTACGGATCGCTGATGTACAGCACGCCGGACGGCAGCAAGACGCTGACCGCGTCGGTCACCGGCGGGGACGCCGCGAACGACCCGACGCAGGCGTTCCCGGCGGCGCTGAACAAGCTCGTCCGGACGGTGTTCTGCGGTAAGTGACCGGTCAGCGCGCCCGCTCGGCCAGCCGGGCCGCCAGCGCGCCGACCAGATCTCGGAGCTCGGCCGGCCGTTCGATGACGAACGGCCGGTCGAGCGCGGCGAGCAGCGGCGGGATCCAGTCCAGCCGCTGCGCCCGGATGCGGACACGCACCCGGGCGCCGTCGGTTTGGAGAGTGGCCACGGACGGCGGGAAAACGGCGCGGATCTCCTCGGGCGTCGCCTTGATCCACACGGAGACGTCGTGCCGGTACGGCGTCTCGGCCAGCGCGGTCAGCACCCGCTCGGCCGGATCGAAACCGTCCGGCGCCTCGAAAGTCCCGGCCCGCGTCTCGGCGGACTGGATCCGGTCGACGCGGAAGGTGCGCACCTCTCCGCTGGCCGAGTCGAAGCCCGTCAGATACCACCGTCCGGAGTGCGCCACGACGCCGTAGGGATGGACGACGCGTTCGCTCGCACCGCCGTGACCGGCGAGATACGCGAGCGCGACCGGACGCCGGTCCCGCGCCGCCTCCGCGACGGTGAGCAGGACTTCGGCCTCGGCCGACAGGGCTTTCCGGGCGGGGGCGGTGAAGTCGGCGGTCTCCAGCAGCGCGTCCAACCGGCGGCCCAGCGCTTCGGGAAGCACCCGCCGGACCTTCGCGACCGCGCTCTCGACGGCCGCGACCGACGTGGTGATCAGCCCCGCCCGCCGTCCCGCGACCAGGCCGAGCAGGACGGCCAGAGCCTCCTCGTCGGTGAGCATCAGCGGCGGCATCCGGTAGCCGGGGGCCAGCCGGTAACCGCCGTACCGGCCGCGCACCGAGCGCACCGGGATGTCCAGGTCGACGAGGTGTTCGGCGTAGCGGCGGACGGTGCGTTCGTCCACGTCGAGCCGGTCGGCGAGCTCGGCGACGGTGCGCGTCCCACCGCTCTGGAGGATCTCCAGCAGCGCGAGAACTCGGGCGATGGGCCTGGTCACAAGCCGGAGAATACCGGGCGGATTCTGCCCGGTATCGCTCCTAGCGTGGCCGGTGTCCCGCTTTCCGGCACCCGAAAGGATCCATCGTGCAGTTCGTTTCCGTCCGTGTGATCACCCATGACGTCGCCCGTCTCGCCGGTTTCTACGAGAAGGCGACCGGCCTCGACGCGCGATGGCGCTCCGAACAGTTCGCCGAACTCGTCGGCCCGTCGTGCACCTTGGCGATCGGCAGCGCCGAGACGATGCAGCTGTTCGGCGCGGGCGCCGCCGTGCCCGAATCGAACCGGACCTCGATCCTCGAATTCCGCGTCGAGGACGTCGACCGCGAGTACGAGCGGCTGGCGGATCTGGCCGAGATCGTGCAGGAGCCGACCACGATGCCGTGGGGGAACCGGTCGCTGCTGTTCCGCGACCCCGACGGCAACCTGGTCAACTACTTCACGCCGAGCGCCCCGTAGTTCCGGACGAACGCCGTCAGCAGCCGCGCGAATTCGCGACGGTCGTCGTCCGGCCAGTCCGCCATCGCCTCGGCGAACACCGAGCGGCGGAATTCGTGCATCCGCGTCACTTCGGCGCGACCGGTTTCGGTGAGCACGAGGACGGCGCGGCGGCCGTCGCGCTGATCGGCTTCGCGCCGGAGGAAACCACCCTCGACCGCGCGGGCGACCAGGCGGCTCGCCCGCGGCTGGTCGATGGTCAACGCCGCGGCGAGGCTGGTGACGGTGCCCGGTTCGCCGCTCTCCTCGGCTGCTTCGACGGCGTCCAGGAGCCCCTGTATCGCCTGGTCCGGCATCGTTTCGGCGCGGTCGCGGGCGAGTTTCGACAGCGATCGCCTCGCTTGGCTTCGCCGGATGGCGATCATCGCGCGTTCCACGTCGGCCACGGCGTCCGTCATTGCCCGTCCTCACCAAATGCATGTACTTTTACATGTAGTTGTCGCCTGCTTGAGGAGTATCCATGAAACCCATCGGATTCTGGTTCGCCCATCTTCACCAGGCTCTCGAATCTTCACTGGACCACCTCCTCGCCGCCGAATCGCTGACCCGCCGCCACTGGCAGGTCCTGAACACGGGAGCGTCACCCGAAGAGGCACTGAAGCCGTTCGGAGATCTCCGGGAGACCATCGCCGACCTGCGCCTTCGCGGCTGGATGGACGAGGACGGCCTGACCGAAGCAGGCCGGGCGGCCCACCTCCGACTGAAGACCAAGGTCGGCGAGTTCCGCTCACGCGTGACCGACGGCATCAGCGACGAGGAGTACCGGGCGACGGTCGGCGTACTGGAGCGCATGGCCGCGAACCTCGCCCGGGAATAAGGCGGAGGCGGGCGGCGTCGTCTATCCTGGTAGTTGAAAGTTCAAACACCTGGAGCTGACATGACGCCGGTGCTCTACCTCAGCCACGGCGCGCCGCCGCTCGCCGACGACGCCACCTGGACCCGCCAGCTCGCCGGCTGGTCGGCGGACCTCGAGAAGCCGAAGGCGATCCTCGTCGTCTCGGCGCACTGGGAAGAGGCCCCGCTGACCCTCGGCGCCACCACCACGGTGCCGCTGGTCTACGACTTCTGGGGCTTCCCGGACCGCTACTACCAGGTGGAATACGCCGCGCCCGGCGCTCCCGCGCTGGCGGACAAGGTGCGCAAACTCCTGCGCTCGTCCCAGACGCCGGTCCACGACGCGCCCGACCGCGGTCTCGACCACGGCGCGTACGTCCCGCTCGTGGAGATGTACCCGGACGCCGACATCCCCGTGCTGCAGGTGTCGATGCCGTCGCTGGACCCGCGTGAGCTGTTCGACCTCGGCCGGAAGCTCGCGCCGCTGCGCGACGAAGGCGTGCTGATCATCGGCAGCGGCTTCTTCACCCACAACCTGAGCGCGATGCGCGAGACCGACGGCACCGACGGGACGCCGCCGTCGTGGTCGAGCGAATTCGACCACTGGGGTGCGGAAACCCTGCGCGAAGGCGACCTCGACGCGTTGCTGGACTTCCAGCACAAGGCCCCCGCCGCGGCCATCGCGCACCCCAGGATCGAGCACTTCGCCCCGCTGTTCGTGTCGCTCGGCGCGAGCTCGTCGGAGGGCAAGGGCGAGACCGTGATCGACGGCTACTGGCACGGCCTCGCCAAGCGTTCCCTCCAGTTCGGCTAGCGGGACCGCAGGACGCCGGCGCCCGCCACCAAACCGAGCGCCAGCAGCGTGACCACCGCGAAGGAGATCGTCAACGACGTCAGGTCGGCGATCCCGCCGATGAGCGACGGCGCGACGAGACCCGACGAATAGGTGATGGTCGCGACGCCCGCGATCGACTGGCTCGGCGTCGGCCCGCTGCGTCCGGCCGCCGCGAAGGCGAGCGGTACGACGACGGAGACGCCGAGCCCGATCAGGGCGAAACCGGCCATCGCCATCACCGGATGGACGGCGAAGACGACCAGCAACCCACCGGCGGTCGCGAACACTCCGCCCGCGCGGACGGTCTTGACCGAGCCGAAGCGCCGCACCAGCGCGTCGCCCGAGAGCCGCGCGACCGCCATCGTGCAAGTGAAGGCGGTGGTCGACGCGGCCGCGATGCCCGGCGAAGTGCCGAGGACGTCACGCAGGTAGACGGCGGACCAGTCGAGGCTCGCCCCCTCCGCGAAGACGGCGCAGAACGCGACGGCACCGATGATCACGGCCGACTTCGGCGGCAACGCGAACCTCGGCGGAGGGTGCTCGTCGGGCGCGCTCCGCACGTCGAAAACGCCCTGACAGAGGAGTGCGCCGGCGACGGTGAGCACCGCCGACGCGATCACGAAGTGGATCCGGGCGTCCAATCCGGCGTGCGCGGCGAGTGTGCCCGCGGCCGAGCCGACGAGCGCGCCCGTGGTCCACATGCCGTGCAGCCCCGACATGACCGACTTGCCCATCTTCTCCTCGACGTCGACGCCGAGGGCGTTCATCAGCACGTCCGAGGTGCCGGCCGCGGTGCCCATGACGAACAGCGCTAGGCACAGGGTGAAGAGGTTTCCCGCCAGGGACGGGAGGATCAGCGCCAGCGTCCAGTACGCGAGCAGCAGCCGGAGCCCCAGCCTGCCGCCGAGCCGGTGCCCGATCCGCGCGGCGAGCGGCATGGTGAGCGAGGCACCGATCGCGGGGAAGGCGAGCGCGAGGCCGAGCTGACCCGCGCTGATCCCCGCGTGTTCCTGGATCCACGGGATCCGGGTGGCGAAACTGCCGGTCACCGCGCCGTGCACGGCGAAGACGGCGGCGATGGCGACCCGCGCCTGCCGCACCCGCCGCGTCGGCCCGCCGACGGTTTCCACTGTGTTGGTCACTGGGCCCCCAAGGTCCATGAGACGACTCGACGGCCGTCAGCGTAAACTATCAGGAAGGGAACCTGATAATTAATTCTGGGAGGATCTGCCGGTGAGTGTCATCCGGACGCCGTCCGCCTCCCCGAGCACGGCGCGTGCCATCAACGACCGCCTCGCCCTCGACCTGCTCCACCGCGAGGGTTCGCTGACGGCCGCCCAGCTCAAGACGTTGACCGGGCTTTCCCGGCCGACGGTGGCGGACCTCGTCGAGCGTCTGCAGGACGCGGGCCTGATCGAAATCGTCGGCGAGGCGGGCGCGGACCGCCGCGGCCCGAACGCGAAGCTGTACGGCATCGTCGCCGAACGCGCGTACCTCGCGGGGCTCGACGTCCGCACCCACGGCCTCGCCGTTTCGGTCGCGGACCTGCTGGGCCGGACCCGCGCGGAGGCGTCGCTGCCGTTCGACCTGGACGTCGACACCGACGAGGCCGT carries:
- a CDS encoding TetR/AcrR family transcriptional regulator — protein: MPSPFSAEDRARITERLLDAGRALFAAQGLRKTSLDDLVAPAGIAKSSFYAFFDSKEALYLELMLRQAPELHEQLAVVVNETENARAALAGFLRATVRILAENPLYHRLITHPEEMRAVARRMGPEEMARAEEVLPLPGFLAAARAKGQLVDADDDELTGVLQAVLLLPMHRQDIGEHRYPAVLDRLIDIVAAGLIKE
- a CDS encoding FAD-dependent oxidoreductase; translation: MTIAIVGAGLGGLALARVLHVHGIEAVVYERESSRHARGQGGMLDIHDDTGQRALREAGLIDRFAAIARGEGQDMRLLEPDGTLLLQEDTPDDAPFARPEVDRADLRDLLLDSLPEHTVRWGHAFESAEDGVVRFANGHSATYDLLVGADGANSRVRALLTDARPAHLGHNLVELRIPDIDRTHPDLAAMVGRGTYWVLGDGKSLAAQRNGDGTVRVGLSFYGTAEDWFATNGMPLDDPAAARTWLIGRLDGWEARFTALIAACDDVIVPRSISSLPVGLTWPSAPDVTLVGDAAHLMPPVGEGANMALLDGALLGLALAARPDDFPAAVKEYEHEMFERATAAARMSERVHELLAAPDASRKMLAFFQPG
- a CDS encoding TetR/AcrR family transcriptional regulator encodes the protein MVVWERPEPPDRPALAPLSRELIVRAAIRLADADGLDAVSLRKIATALDVGPMRLYGYIESKEELLDLMVDAAHAEIRPTGDGWREVLWSLADAMRRAVHRHEWLADLLGGRPQLGPHALATAEAVMAALGDVGVDSAMPVVSAVNAYTIGAVRREIAERRAERATGMDEQRWQATLGPYLTRAFTSGDLPALATVVRDAVHLDADETFRMGLDFLLDGIEARLSG
- a CDS encoding aminoglycoside phosphotransferase family protein translates to MDEFRFEQELVRALLREQHPDLAELELRDVEGGWDNQQWRLGPDLAVRLPRTERAPELLRGEQKWLPVLAERLPLLTPVPVRIGEPSALFEHTWTITRWVDGEPSDRAPITRPDAAEALAGFLAALHQEAPADAPVSPTRGIPLAEMRDAFDQGLEFIEGDANTGPAREIWEKALAAPAWDGAPIWLHGDLHAANVIVRDGTLAGVIDFGDLCSGDPATDLSAAWLLLPEGTANRFFEAYAVADEATVARARGWAVLRALHLIGIGRNGRLGRPGGKPTWEPAARAALERASA
- a CDS encoding serine hydrolase domain-containing protein, which codes for MTKTLKTFRRIGLTALAAALLAGVTAPAASAGQDRPELQKAAQEFVDAGFGGMQLRVRDERGEWTGSAGVRELGGTAKPPTNGHFRLGSTTKNFTATLVLQFVAEGRIGLDTPVAGLLPRLGLDPRITVRMLLQHTSGLFNHTGQYNPDGTVTPGIPWAGQEWVDKRFHTYQPEELVRLAVSKPAVFAPGAGWSYSNTNYVVARLLVEKLSGRPFADELDRRILRPLKLRDTLSPGAWAGMPKPYAHAYYRYENAGQWKTIDVTHQNPTWISSAGDMISTTKDLQTYFSALQSGKLLPAWLLAEMRVTHPGSESLYGFYGLGQFSQDLGPGCVGVVLNHNGGLNGYGSLMYSTPDGSKTLTASVTGGDAANDPTQAFPAALNKLVRTVFCGK
- a CDS encoding helix-turn-helix transcriptional regulator codes for the protein MTRPIARVLALLEILQSGGTRTVAELADRLDVDERTVRRYAEHLVDLDIPVRSVRGRYGGYRLAPGYRMPPLMLTDEEALAVLLGLVAGRRAGLITTSVAAVESAVAKVRRVLPEALGRRLDALLETADFTAPARKALSAEAEVLLTVAEAARDRRPVALAYLAGHGGASERVVHPYGVVAHSGRWYLTGFDSASGEVRTFRVDRIQSAETRAGTFEAPDGFDPAERVLTALAETPYRHDVSVWIKATPEEIRAVFPPSVATLQTDGARVRVRIRAQRLDWIPPLLAALDRPFVIERPAELRDLVGALAARLAERAR
- a CDS encoding VOC family protein, translating into MQFVSVRVITHDVARLAGFYEKATGLDARWRSEQFAELVGPSCTLAIGSAETMQLFGAGAAVPESNRTSILEFRVEDVDREYERLADLAEIVQEPTTMPWGNRSLLFRDPDGNLVNYFTPSAP
- a CDS encoding MarR family winged helix-turn-helix transcriptional regulator — translated: MTDAVADVERAMIAIRRSQARRSLSKLARDRAETMPDQAIQGLLDAVEAAEESGEPGTVTSLAAALTIDQPRASRLVARAVEGGFLRREADQRDGRRAVLVLTETGRAEVTRMHEFRRSVFAEAMADWPDDDRREFARLLTAFVRNYGALGVK
- a CDS encoding dioxygenase family protein is translated as MTPVLYLSHGAPPLADDATWTRQLAGWSADLEKPKAILVVSAHWEEAPLTLGATTTVPLVYDFWGFPDRYYQVEYAAPGAPALADKVRKLLRSSQTPVHDAPDRGLDHGAYVPLVEMYPDADIPVLQVSMPSLDPRELFDLGRKLAPLRDEGVLIIGSGFFTHNLSAMRETDGTDGTPPSWSSEFDHWGAETLREGDLDALLDFQHKAPAAAIAHPRIEHFAPLFVSLGASSSEGKGETVIDGYWHGLAKRSLQFG
- a CDS encoding MFS transporter, yielding MTNTVETVGGPTRRVRQARVAIAAVFAVHGAVTGSFATRIPWIQEHAGISAGQLGLALAFPAIGASLTMPLAARIGHRLGGRLGLRLLLAYWTLALILPSLAGNLFTLCLALFVMGTAAGTSDVLMNALGVDVEEKMGKSVMSGLHGMWTTGALVGSAAGTLAAHAGLDARIHFVIASAVLTVAGALLCQGVFDVRSAPDEHPPPRFALPPKSAVIIGAVAFCAVFAEGASLDWSAVYLRDVLGTSPGIAAASTTAFTCTMAVARLSGDALVRRFGSVKTVRAGGVFATAGGLLVVFAVHPVMAMAGFALIGLGVSVVVPLAFAAAGRSGPTPSQSIAGVATITYSSGLVAPSLIGGIADLTSLTISFAVVTLLALGLVAGAGVLRSR